Proteins encoded together in one Triticum dicoccoides isolate Atlit2015 ecotype Zavitan chromosome 7B, WEW_v2.0, whole genome shotgun sequence window:
- the LOC119337851 gene encoding 40S ribosomal protein S30, with the protein MGKVHGSLARAGKVRGQTPKVAKQDKKKQPRGRAHKRIQYNRRFVTAVVGFGKKRGPNSSEK; encoded by the exons ATGG GTAAGGTGCACGGATCGCTGGCCCGTGCCGGGAAGGTGCGCGGCCAGACGCCCAAGGTCGCCAAGCAGGACAAGAAGAAGCAGCCCCGCGGCCGCGCCCACAAGAGGATCCAGTACAACCGTCGCTTCGTCACCGCCGTCGTCGGCTTCGGCAAGAAGCGCGGCCCCAACTCCTCCGAGAAGTAG